The following is a genomic window from Pelobacter seleniigenes DSM 18267.
TGCTGCAGAGCGGATCAAAGTCATTGGCGGGTTCAATTATCAGCCGATCCTGGCCAACCCGACCATGCGCAGGATTGCCGATTTGCTGGATGTTGAACTGCGTGCCACGGAGGAAGAAGCGCAGCGGATTGTCCACACGGTCCAGATCGGGGCGGCCTCTGCACAGCGAGTCGTTGAAATTCTTGAAGATTCGACCCTTATCGTGGTCAATGTCAGTCGGGATGAGTTGCTGGTCACTCTGGCCAACTTATATCAATTGGCCGAATATCGTAAGAAGATTGCCGGGATCGTTATCCCCGGGTTGGGGAAAATCAGTACCATTACCCACAAAATTCTGGTGAGCAGTGGGGTACCGTATATGCTTGCGGGACGGACCTCTTCCACGGTTTTTGAAATGATCCGCGATGATGTCTCCAAATTAACGGTTCAGGACACCCATAAAATTGACCTGATTACTGAACTTGCTGACGAGCAGCTTGATTTTGACACTATTGATGCATTGCTTGAATGACCTTTGCCGGAGAAGCCTATGTTGATTAAAGTGCGTTTCAAAGATGGTCGCATCGATCTGGTTCCTTCGCGAAAGCTGGACGAATTGATCGTCATGAGTGAGATCGAAAAATTTGAACGCGCTTCAGGCTGGGTGGTTCTTGGAGAAGATCCGGTTCGCAGTACCCTGCGTGGTGATTATCATGGTCCGGAGCGGCGGCGGACCCTCAAAAGAAAATAACCGATAGCTCAGTGATCGCAGAACTCTGGCTTTAGGCAGGCCTTGCCGTGAATAGATGGGAGTTTCAGGGCACTGGGGAATCGATGTTTCAACTCATTGATTTTTAAATATAAATAGTAGCCCCCCTTTGTTTTTATGGACATGTGCTGTTATTATTGAATAGATAGAAATGGAGGTGCCGACATGAATGAAATATCAGTTGTGTATCAGGATGGTATGATGGATATGGTGACCACCCAAGTCTTGCAAGATTTGATTGAAAACAATGAAATTATAAAATTTCAGCGTGCCGACGGTTGGGTCTATCCTGGCATTGATCCGGTTCGGCGTCAGGCTCATTCCGGCTATAGCGGCCCTGAACGCCGCCAGCCGGTCTTTGCTGATGCCTGAACCCTGGGACCAGTCCTCTGTGGCATTGCTGGACAGCCTGTGTCTGGTTTGGGCTCTGGCAAAGAAAGATTATGTTAGCCGCAGTAGGCGGATGCGGTGGCAGTATTGGCAAACAAAGGCCTGGCTCCTTGGATTCAGGCCTTTGTTTGTATAAAAACAGCGCCCCGGTCATGGATGCAGATTGGTGACCAGGCTCCGATATCTTTTGAGCAGTTGGAGAATTTCGGTTCGATTGTCGTGGCCGATGCGCAACAGCAGCTTCTGTCCGGCCGACCGGTTTTCCAACGCGGGATCTGCATACGTGTAGAGAACAACCGGCTGTTCCAGCAGGATCGGATCCGCAGGATTGGGGATGTCAAGCAGGTGATCAAGAACGAAAACAAGGCGGTCGTTGAAATACGCATTATGATAGCCAAGTTCCTCGTAAGCTTGCTGAAATAACGGGTAAAAATGCACATAGACCCTGACGGCAAGCTCCGGATTTATCGCTTTGAACAGGTCGACATATGGGGTATATCGTCGGTTGTTGCGACTGCTGGTCTGTGGTGCCTCCGGGGTGCCGGCAACAATGAATTTTCCTTTTGGCGGCCGGATCGGCAGATGGATTCTGGGCAGCTTTTTCTCCGGCAGGTTGTCGATGGTGGCGACCAGCTTCTGAATGAAATTATCCATCAGCACCAGTCGCAGGGAACTTTCCTCAGCCACCAGACTATGCATTGCCTGTTCGATGCTTTGATCACTCTCCTGGACCTTGGGCAAGGCCTCCGGCAGAGCCGGTGCGGCTTGGCCGTTCGGCGTCGATGGCACGATTGTCTCAGGGGATGCGGCAGGGTTTACGGCCGATTGCTCGGGGACCGGATAATGAACAATCGGTTTTTTTACCGGTTCCTGAACCGGAGCCGGTTTGGGTGTCGTTATCTGTTCTTCAGGCACGGAGTTGTTACGCAGATAGATAGCAATCCCGAGTGCAACAATAAGAATCAAAAGAACGAGGATCAGCAGGTTAATTCTTTTCATCGAACACACTCCTTATGAAATAATCTGTCCATTATGAACAGTTTGTGCAATGATTTCCAGATTTAAACAAGGTTGCCGCATCTTTCCCGAGTGATTTTTCCATGAAAGCCATTGAGATTGAACTGAACCGTCATCGCCCCCTTGACTCCGCATCGCGGCGCCTGTTTCACGGCAGGGGACATTGCTTTCCCGGGTTTGAAGATCTGGTTATCGATTGGTTTGCTCCGGTCGTTTTGGTGGTTTTATACCAGCCCAGGTCAGAACCGTTCCTGACCGATCTGGTTGATCTGCTCACTGCCCTGAGCCCCACTGTTGCAACGGTGCTGGTGCAGCAGCGCTACCTTCCAGGTGCCCCGAGCCGAGTGCTCTACGGCAGCCTGCCGGAGCAGGTCTGGGCCAGAGAGTGTGAGCTGTCCTTTAAACTTCGCTTGGGATCAGCCCAAAATATAGGTTTTTTTCCTGATATGGCCGTGGGACGGTCCTATGTCCGGGAGTTGGCCCATGGGAAAAAAATCTTAAATCTGTTTGCATATACCTGCAGTTTTTCAGTGGCTGCTATCGCCGGCGCTGCGGATCAGGTCGTTAATCTTGATATGAACCGCGGCGCCCTTGAATTGGGCCGGCAGAATCATTTGGCCAACGGGTTAGATCTGCGCAAGGCGAGTTTTCTGGCCTTGGAACTTTTTCGCAGCTTCAGCCGGCTGAAAAAAAGCGCTCCTTTTGATCTGATCATTTGTGATCCCCCGGCCGCACAAGGCCGGAATTTTCAGGCCCACCGCGATCGGCCGAAATTATTGCGCAAGCTGCCATCATTGCTGGCACCAGGGGGAGAGATGCTGGCTTGTCGGAGCACCCCGGATCTTGGCGCCGGTTATCTGGAAGATTTATTTAACGACCTCTGCCCGACGGCGCAGCTGATCAAAAGATTGTTGCCGGGACCCGATTTCCCCGAGTGTGACAGTGACAAAGGATTGATGCTGCTGCACTACCGGTTCCCTCGCAGTTGACAGAAGCCGTGAATTGGCTATTGATTCTTTTTTTTCACTGGTTATACTGAAGTCTGTTACAGAGTGAATTATCAGCAGAATGCCTGATCAAGGCATCCTGTTAATGATTTTCAACCTGGAGCAAGAGGACATCGCCGATTTAATCAACATCATTTTGAAACAAGGGCGTTTCCGGTTGAAAAATAGAAAGGAGCCAGTTAAATGCCAGTTGTAACTGTTCGGACCGTCGAGGGAATCAGTGCTGAAAAGAAAGAACAACTTATGGATAGAATTACCCTGGCTTTGAAGGAAGTCCTCGGTAAGAACCCAGAAGCAACCCATGTTATCATTGAGGAAATTCCCCCGGAAAACTGGGGTATTCGCGGGAAGACAATCGCGTCCATCCAGTCCGGTAAATAAAGTTAAGCAAGTCACCGAAAACAAAAAAACGGTCGTCACTCATGACGGCCGTTTTTTTTATGTTGGGAGTTGTTTGAGTCGCTATTTGCAGTCTATGTTGTCACCGAAGATGGCCCTGATGATTCTGATGGCTTCTGGACAGGTGACTTGATAAAAAACCTCGACACCTTCACGGCGCCCGGTAATGATATCTTTGTTTTTTAAGAGTGCCAGATGTTGGGATACCGTAGCCTGGGGTAACGCGAGGCATTCCCAGATTTTTTTTACATTACAGGATTGGGACATGAGGCCGGCTACAATTTTCAGGCGAATCGGGTGGCCGAGGACCTTAAGAATTTCCGATTCCCGGTCAAAGTCCATGTCTGTATCAAATGGCAATTTTGCAGTAGACTCTAGCATTTTATTTATCTCCCACGATATTTTGAATATATGGATATTAGTGGCAAGAAATATTTTCGTCAAGAATTAAGATTAACATCTGGTCGTATTTGTTTATTCGATACGCTTTTATTAAAATACAAGGCTTGCTAACAGGGTTTTGATCAGGATTAAATAAATGAAGAGAGTCCTTTGGGTCGTTTTGTTGTTTGTCTGCCTGTCGGGTCATTCGTTGTATGCCAAAGATCTTGCAGTTGCTCCCTTAAGCGATACGAATCATCCGGTGTTGGCCCTGGTTGGAGAACATTTGTCTTACGACATTTCGTTTCTCTGGTTTGACCACCTGGCAGAGGGATCTATCGAACTTTCCAAAGGGGATAAACCAGGAACTTTTCTGGTGGTGATGCAGGCCAGAACTCTCGGCGTCGCGGCTTTTTTTACCCGCGACCGGGTTGAAAGATATGAGACCCTCATGGAGATTTCCCCGCAAGGTTATTTGCGACCGCTATGGCACAGCTCGCATACGATTCGGGGCAGCAAAGACAATCGAAAAGAAAAAACGACCAAGTTGATTTTCGATTATGCTACCGGGAAGGTCCGCTATCAAAAGCAAAAAAACGGTAAGGTTTATGCCGAACAGATATTTGACCTGGAAAAGGGGAAGCCGGAATTTGATATTCTGACAGCCCTTTACAATCTACGCCTTGGCCTTTTCGGTCCGCTCAGCATGAGGCAAATAGCGATTCCAACCTTTCATCGGCAAGGCCCCCAGGATATTATTGTCGAACCATTAACCGGTCTGAACCGGGAGGACGCGCAGTTTTTTTCCAAGGATCCGATTCAATGCAGAATTCTGGTTGATCCGTCGGTTTTTGGAACCAAGGGGCGCGATATCTTTGCCAGTTTCGATGCTGCCATGAGACCCCGCAGGGGGATCATCAAAAATGTTATCGGCCTCGGTGATGTCCGCGGAACGCTCCGCTCTAATTGAGGTTGGGGCAACGGTTCGCTATCCTATTCAATAGCAGCACCAATGAGCCTGCATCGGTCAGGGCTCTTTTGTTTCAGGAGGAATAATTAACATGTCTGCCCAGGAAAAAATATATGTCATCGGCCATCGAAACCCCGATTCCGATTCGATCTGCAGTGCCATTGCCTATGCGGAATTAAGGCGCCGACAGGGGATGGCAGGGGTGCGTGCCGCCCGGGCCGGAAACATCAACCAGCAGACTCAGTTTGTGCTTGATCTTCTGAACAGCGAGGTGCCGGTGCTCCTTTCCGATGTTCACCCCCGAGTGAAGGATGTGGTCACTGAAGCGGTCGTTTCGATTCACGAAGCGGAGCCGATGTCCAGAGCTATTGAACTCTATCATGAAAATCGGATTCGTTTGCTGCCGGTGGTCGATGATGCGGGAGCAGCCAAGGGCTTGTTGTTGCTGAAAAGTATGACTGAATTTTTCCTGGTACCGACCGATCCGGACAAAATGCGCCGTGTCTCCGCCTCGCTGAACTCCATTCAGCGTTGTCTTAATGCCCAGGCCTTGCATTTACAGGATGCTGACCGGGTCGATGATTTCAATCTGTTTGTCGGCGCCAGGCGCGAAACCAGTTTCAGGCGCTGGGTCGCGGAGATCGCTCCGGAAAAAACAATTATTATCACCGGGGATCGGCCGGGGATCCAGCGTTTTGCCGTTGATGCAGGGGTTCGTTTGCTGATTGTCACCGGGAGTGCTACGGTTGATGAAGCGCTATTGGTCAAAGCACAGAAGAAGGGGGTCTCCATCCTGGTCAGTAACTACGATACCGCCAATACGGTTTGGTTGACGCGCATGTCGACCCCGGTCGGTCTGCTTGCCGAAGCGGACTTCATGACAGTCAAGAAAAATGACTTATTGGAGGACTTGCGTCTGAAATTGGTGCATGGCAACCAGACTGGCGCGGTTGTCTGCTCGGCGGGTGGTCGCGTCGAAGGGGTCGCCACCAAAAGTCACTTGATTAAAAATTCGCCGGTCAAGCTGATTCTGGTCGACCATAATGAGCTATCCCAGGCAGTGCCCGGGGCGGACAAAGTTGAAATCATCGAAGTGATCGATCATCATCGCCTCGGCAACTTTCACACCGACATGCCAATCAGATTCATCAATCAGCCACTCGGCAGCACCTGTTCACTGGTGGCGACTCTCTATCGCCAGGCCGGTATCCAACCCGACTCAAAAACCGCCGGCCTGATGCTGGCGGGAATGCTCTCCGATACCGTGATCCTGAAATCTCCAACCACGACAGATGTTGATCGCGAGCTGGTCCCCTGGCTGGAGGAATTGTCCGGGTTGAATCATGAAGAGTTCGGCAATCGGTTGTTTGCTGCCGGAAGTCCGATGGCCAGTGGCGTTTCTGCACGGCAGTTGATTACCACCGACTTCAAGGAATATCAGGTCGGTAATTACCTGCTCGGTCTGGGGCAGGTCGAAGTGGTCAACTTTCATTCCTTTGACCGGCGTCGTCAGGAGCTGATCGAAGAGCTGGCGCGATTACGCGAGGAGAAAGGCTATGAGCTGGCTGCGCTGCTGGTCACGGATATCGTCATGGAAACAAGCTTGCTGCTGACCGCCGGGCCGAGTGAGCTACCTTACATGATCGGTTATCCCCAGGAAGGTGACAACCTCTATCGCCTTAAGGGGGTCCTGTCCCGCAAAAAGCAGCTGGTTCCTCATCTGTTAAAGGTTTTCAAAGGGGCATAGGTCTGCAATGTTTCTGCCAGGAGCTCAGAGTCCGTCACCGGGGGCAAGCAACTGCTGCCTGTACAGAGCCAGGCGGTGATGCTGTGATTCATGAGGTGTTTTCCGGCCGTGGCTGGAACCAGGGTTGACAGTTGCTCTGGAGCAGTAGTGATAATCGTGACCAGCTGCGGGCGGAAACCGTGGACTGCCTTTTGCCAGGGCGCTGGCAAGGAACTGAGTTCAGGCGGCATGACTATCACCAGGGTCAGGGGTTCGCTCAAGGCAAGATCCAAGGCCTGGAGTAAAAAAGCGAAAGCGGTCGGGTATTGATCGGCTTTTGCCAGCAGTTGTGCGAGCAGGGACTTCCCCCGCTGTTCGAAAGCTTTATCGCCGGTCAGTTGCGCCAGACGAAACAGGTTATGGGCGGTCACTGAAGATGCAGCCGGGAGTGCTCCGTCCTGCCTGCTGCGGCCGCGCCCCAGGCCCGGGACAATGGGCTCGGCAGCATCAAAATAGCCCCCCCGGCCGTCACTGAATAATTGCTCGCAGCGTTGCATCAGGCTGATGGCACGTTCCAGGTGGCTGCTGTTGAAATCGGTCAGGAAAAGTTCGATCAGGCCGTAGATGAGATAGGCATAATCTTCCAGGAAGCCGTCAATGCGGGTATCGCCGGCGCGATAACGTCTCTTCAGTCGACCGGACAAAAACAACTCCTTACTGATGAAAGAGCTGGCTTTTTGTGCTGCATGCAGATAGCTGTCATTGTTCAGCAGCCGGCTGGCCCGGGCCAGGGTCGCTATAAGCAGCCCGTTCCAGGCGGTGATTATTTTATCGTCCAGATGCGGGCGAGGTCGGCGGGAGCGCTTTTGCATCAGCTTGTTCTGTGCTGTTTGCAACAGCTGTTCGGCGGCAGTGGTTGACAACTGAAGTTGCTCTGCAACCGCGGTCAGCGTTTGATTGCACGCGAGAATGTTTTTGCCTTCAAAGTTACCCCGTGTCGATATGCTGTAATAATTTTCAAACAGGGTGCGTTCCTGCAATGTCAGCTCTGCTTCAAGGTCCTGTCGGCTCCAGAGGTAGTAGGTCCCTTCGTGTCCCTCGGAATCCGCATCCTCTCCACAATAAAACCCGCCCTGATCCTGCTGTAATTCCCGCAGGCAATAATCCAGTATCTGCTCTGCCGCCTGACGATAATGCCTTTGACCGCTGATTAGCCATGCATCCAGGTAGGCATCGCTGATCAGGGCCTGATCGTAGAGCATCTTTTCAAAATGCGGAACCAACCAGCGCTCGTCCACCGAATAGCGGTGCATCCCACCGCCCAGCTGATCGGTAATTCCGCCGGCGGCGATATTGTCCAGGGTCTGTTGTGCCATCCTGGCAAGTTGGGCATCGTCAAAGCGTTGGGCAAGGCGAAACAGCAGGGTCTGATTGTGCGGTTGGGGGAATTTGGGTGCACTGCCGAAACCGCCATATTGTGGATCAAACAGCTCTTTCAGCTTTGCTGCAGCCCGGCGCAGGATCGCCTCTTCCGGAGGCTGTCGATAATTCTGCGTTTCTAGGTCGAGGAGGGCATTCGCCAAACTCTCTCCGGCGTTGACCAGTTCCTGTGAGCGGGCTTGCCACATATCGGTTACCTTGTCGATGATGTCGATCAACCCGGGCCTGCCACCACGCCCCTGGGGAGGCGCATAGGTGAGGGCGTAAAAAGGTTTGCCGTCCGGGCAGAGGAACAGATTCAGGGGCCAGCCTCCTTGACCGTTCATCATCTGGCAGGCCTGCATGAATCCGGCGTCCAGGTCGGGACGTTCTTCTCGGTCGACTTTAATGGCGATGAAGGATCTGTTCAATTTTTCGGCAACGGCTGGGTCTGTAAAGGATTCATGAGCCATGACATGACACCAGTGACAGGTTGAGTAGCCGATGGAGAGAAAAATCGGCCGGTTTTCCTGGCGAGCCCTGGCCAGAGCCGTTTCACCCCATGGGTACCAGTCGACCGGGTTGTCAGCATGTTGCAGCAGGTACGGGCTTTTTTCGTATTGGAGGTGATTCACGCCAGCTTCTCCTCTCGGTTAATGAACAGTGTAAAGTTCATTATCAGGGAGAAACGACGGGTTGGACAAGGGGGAGACAAAAATAGCCCCGCGCCAGGAGGTGGAACGCGGGGCAGAATATCCTTAAGAGGAGAGGTTTGAACCTGTTAATGATGATAATAGTTAAAAGTAAAATTAGAATCAACTAAAAATTTAAAAAATTCTTATTTTATTTTTAAGAGCAGGGCCCAGCTAAAAAATCGCTGGATCTTCGTGGTGTGTCGGGCAGGGAACGGGATGAATGGGTTATGACAGGGTTGGAAAGCCAGTGTCCCGTACGGTTAGTTCTCTCTCTCAATTCCGGTCCTTTTTGCCGCTGTCTACCTCGACTTCGCGCAGGCTAGACCTGCTGCGGCACGCCTTGACGGCAATAAAAATGACTCAAAGTTAATACCAATAACTCACCGAACGGGACACGAGAGGTTAATCCGGATCAGGCAGGGCGTGTTAAAACATGACCAGGGCGGATCGGTTGAGATCTCCGCCCTGGCTGACCCATCTGGTGGTGGGGCTATTTTATATGACATTCCTTACACTTGGTCGGCCCTTGTTTCAGTTTGCTGTGGCAATCCTTACACAGACTATGGAAGGCATCCTTGGCTTTGGGAGCTTCGGCAACGACGCCATGGCAGCTAAGGCATGAGGCGTACTCGCCGGTGTGATGACAGGTAACGCATTCATTTCGTTGTTGGTGAGCTGCGTGATCGAAGGTGACCTTCCCCATCTTGGGTGTGAACTGAACTTCGGCCGGCGGCTGGACTTCCGCAATGACCATGCCGCTGAGACCAAGAACCAGGGCGAACAGGATGATAAGCATGAGTGACTTTTTCATTGATAAATTCCTCCTTGATGGTGGTAAACGGGTTCAGTGTGGCCAGGTGAGCCGGATCATCTCATGATCGCTGATTCAGCGCAGTCGACATCCACGGATATTCATATCGATGTCGGGTGTAATAGCCCTGTTTTCAATATGTTAAAATGAGTCCTGACAGGTCTTGTCGACCTCTGCTGCAGGAGGGTTTGCAGCATTTTCAAGTCTCTGTTATTCTCGCCTGGTTCAGTCGGTTGTCCAGCGGCGGCAGGGCTGTTGCCGCCACCGGCAAGTCGATGCAACTGTAAGGGGACGGTCGGGATCGCAAAAGGATCTGTATGGATGCAATGAATGAATACCAGAATTCACCATCCGTTGCTATTGACGGTGAGGTTATCCGGCGGATACGGGAAGATAGCCGCCTGACCCAGTTGTACGTGGCCAAAGTTGTCGGAGTGACCACCGATACCGTTTCCCGCTGGGAAAATAACCGCTACCCGACCATTCGCCGGGATAATGCGTTGAAACTTGCGGAAGCGCTGGAGGTCGATCTTGCCGATATTCTAAAACAGGATCCGGGGGGAAGCCCTTCCAGCGTGGCTGATCCGGTTCCTCTTCCCGGCAATTCATTAACGGGGCGCAAGCGTTATGCCTTTATTCTCGGAGCCCTGGTTGTCGTTCTGGTGTTGCTAGCCATCTTTTGGCTGTACCAGCAACAGGGGGTTCCTCTTCATCTGCAGGCTGTCCGGATTTTGCCTCCCTATGCGGCTCCGGGAAGCAAGATTCTGCTGCAGGTCGATGTCGAGGCGGAGCAGCCCCTCAAAATGATCCTTAAGGAAAAGCTCCCCGCCGGTTGGCGATTTGTTGACGCCAAGCCAAAAGCTTCGAATGTTGATGAGAAAAACGGCCTGGTCCGCTGGATTTTCAAAACTCCCCTCCAACAGGCCAAGATATTTTATCTTCTGGACGTCGCCGATACTGTCCGCGTTGGTGAGCATATCGAAGTGAGTGGTGAACTGGTGGCAAATACCGCAACTGGTCCCTATACCGTGGCCATTCCCAGCAGCGGGACGCTGACCGTCGCCCCGCTGCACTGGGCCGACCGTAACGGTAACTCGGTCATTGACGACATGGAGATTCTGGCGGTTTCAGATTTGTCGGCAGAGACCGGAGATGCCTTGGTCAACTGGAACCTCATCGAAGACCTCTGGGAGGCCGGCGGTTATCGCTGGGATCAGCAAGAAAGGCGGTTTGTTCCCGTTCCCAGGCCACCTGAGCAACCTGCTCAACAATGAGAACTGCTGTCAGGGGGATAGACTTGGCCGAGTGGGTATTTTATCCTGCGGCTGGTAAAAAGGTTTTGACATCATTGGTTGCGGTTTTTAGAATGGCCCGTCTACCGGGTTTCCGGCCTTATCGGCAGATCGATTGTGATCTCATTGTCCTGC
Proteins encoded in this region:
- a CDS encoding class I SAM-dependent methyltransferase; the protein is MKAIEIELNRHRPLDSASRRLFHGRGHCFPGFEDLVIDWFAPVVLVVLYQPRSEPFLTDLVDLLTALSPTVATVLVQQRYLPGAPSRVLYGSLPEQVWARECELSFKLRLGSAQNIGFFPDMAVGRSYVRELAHGKKILNLFAYTCSFSVAAIAGAADQVVNLDMNRGALELGRQNHLANGLDLRKASFLALELFRSFSRLKKSAPFDLIICDPPAAQGRNFQAHRDRPKLLRKLPSLLAPGGEMLACRSTPDLGAGYLEDLFNDLCPTAQLIKRLLPGPDFPECDSDKGLMLLHYRFPRS
- a CDS encoding ArsR/SmtB family transcription factor translates to MLESTAKLPFDTDMDFDRESEILKVLGHPIRLKIVAGLMSQSCNVKKIWECLALPQATVSQHLALLKNKDIITGRREGVEVFYQVTCPEAIRIIRAIFGDNIDCK
- a CDS encoding DUF3014 domain-containing protein, which codes for MKRINLLILVLLILIVALGIAIYLRNNSVPEEQITTPKPAPVQEPVKKPIVHYPVPEQSAVNPAASPETIVPSTPNGQAAPALPEALPKVQESDQSIEQAMHSLVAEESSLRLVLMDNFIQKLVATIDNLPEKKLPRIHLPIRPPKGKFIVAGTPEAPQTSSRNNRRYTPYVDLFKAINPELAVRVYVHFYPLFQQAYEELGYHNAYFNDRLVFVLDHLLDIPNPADPILLEQPVVLYTYADPALENRSAGQKLLLRIGHDNRTEILQLLKRYRSLVTNLHP
- a CDS encoding putative manganese-dependent inorganic diphosphatase, which encodes MSAQEKIYVIGHRNPDSDSICSAIAYAELRRRQGMAGVRAARAGNINQQTQFVLDLLNSEVPVLLSDVHPRVKDVVTEAVVSIHEAEPMSRAIELYHENRIRLLPVVDDAGAAKGLLLLKSMTEFFLVPTDPDKMRRVSASLNSIQRCLNAQALHLQDADRVDDFNLFVGARRETSFRRWVAEIAPEKTIIITGDRPGIQRFAVDAGVRLLIVTGSATVDEALLVKAQKKGVSILVSNYDTANTVWLTRMSTPVGLLAEADFMTVKKNDLLEDLRLKLVHGNQTGAVVCSAGGRVEGVATKSHLIKNSPVKLILVDHNELSQAVPGADKVEIIEVIDHHRLGNFHTDMPIRFINQPLGSTCSLVATLYRQAGIQPDSKTAGLMLAGMLSDTVILKSPTTTDVDRELVPWLEELSGLNHEEFGNRLFAAGSPMASGVSARQLITTDFKEYQVGNYLLGLGQVEVVNFHSFDRRRQELIEELARLREEKGYELAALLVTDIVMETSLLLTAGPSELPYMIGYPQEGDNLYRLKGVLSRKKQLVPHLLKVFKGA
- a CDS encoding GSU3473 family protein, with product MLIKVRFKDGRIDLVPSRKLDELIVMSEIEKFERASGWVVLGEDPVRSTLRGDYHGPERRRTLKRK
- a CDS encoding thioredoxin domain-containing protein; the protein is MNHLQYEKSPYLLQHADNPVDWYPWGETALARARQENRPIFLSIGYSTCHWCHVMAHESFTDPAVAEKLNRSFIAIKVDREERPDLDAGFMQACQMMNGQGGWPLNLFLCPDGKPFYALTYAPPQGRGGRPGLIDIIDKVTDMWQARSQELVNAGESLANALLDLETQNYRQPPEEAILRRAAAKLKELFDPQYGGFGSAPKFPQPHNQTLLFRLAQRFDDAQLARMAQQTLDNIAAGGITDQLGGGMHRYSVDERWLVPHFEKMLYDQALISDAYLDAWLISGQRHYRQAAEQILDYCLRELQQDQGGFYCGEDADSEGHEGTYYLWSRQDLEAELTLQERTLFENYYSISTRGNFEGKNILACNQTLTAVAEQLQLSTTAAEQLLQTAQNKLMQKRSRRPRPHLDDKIITAWNGLLIATLARASRLLNNDSYLHAAQKASSFISKELFLSGRLKRRYRAGDTRIDGFLEDYAYLIYGLIELFLTDFNSSHLERAISLMQRCEQLFSDGRGGYFDAAEPIVPGLGRGRSRQDGALPAASSVTAHNLFRLAQLTGDKAFEQRGKSLLAQLLAKADQYPTAFAFLLQALDLALSEPLTLVIVMPPELSSLPAPWQKAVHGFRPQLVTIITTAPEQLSTLVPATAGKHLMNHSITAWLCTGSSCLPPVTDSELLAETLQTYAPLKTFNR
- a CDS encoding GSU3473 family protein, which produces MNEISVVYQDGMMDMVTTQVLQDLIENNEIIKFQRADGWVYPGIDPVRRQAHSGYSGPERRQPVFADA
- a CDS encoding helix-turn-helix transcriptional regulator, producing MDAMNEYQNSPSVAIDGEVIRRIREDSRLTQLYVAKVVGVTTDTVSRWENNRYPTIRRDNALKLAEALEVDLADILKQDPGGSPSSVADPVPLPGNSLTGRKRYAFILGALVVVLVLLAIFWLYQQQGVPLHLQAVRILPPYAAPGSKILLQVDVEAEQPLKMILKEKLPAGWRFVDAKPKASNVDEKNGLVRWIFKTPLQQAKIFYLLDVADTVRVGEHIEVSGELVANTATGPYTVAIPSSGTLTVAPLHWADRNGNSVIDDMEILAVSDLSAETGDALVNWNLIEDLWEAGGYRWDQQERRFVPVPRPPEQPAQQ
- a CDS encoding cytochrome c3 family protein, with the translated sequence MKKSLMLIILFALVLGLSGMVIAEVQPPAEVQFTPKMGKVTFDHAAHQQRNECVTCHHTGEYASCLSCHGVVAEAPKAKDAFHSLCKDCHSKLKQGPTKCKECHIK
- a CDS encoding DUF3108 domain-containing protein, with translation MKRVLWVVLLFVCLSGHSLYAKDLAVAPLSDTNHPVLALVGEHLSYDISFLWFDHLAEGSIELSKGDKPGTFLVVMQARTLGVAAFFTRDRVERYETLMEISPQGYLRPLWHSSHTIRGSKDNRKEKTTKLIFDYATGKVRYQKQKNGKVYAEQIFDLEKGKPEFDILTALYNLRLGLFGPLSMRQIAIPTFHRQGPQDIIVEPLTGLNREDAQFFSKDPIQCRILVDPSVFGTKGRDIFASFDAAMRPRRGIIKNVIGLGDVRGTLRSN
- a CDS encoding tautomerase family protein, yielding MPVVTVRTVEGISAEKKEQLMDRITLALKEVLGKNPEATHVIIEEIPPENWGIRGKTIASIQSGK